Genomic segment of Caproiciproducens sp. NJN-50:
GCGAAAAGGTCCAGAAGACCATCGAGGCGATGCTGGACCGGAACGAGCGCATCTCCATCACCATGGCCGCGATCTCCGCCGCGTTAAGCTACTGTGACGACGCCAACAAGGCGGCGGACGCGGCGGAAAATCTCCGCACGCAGATCAAGGATTATCTGGAGGATTCCTCCCATGCCCGCCTGGAGGCGGAGGAATCCCGCAGGGAAATCGAGCGCCTGAAGCGCGAGATCCAGACGCTGCGCGCCCGGCTCTCCGCCGCGGGCGAAACGCCGCCGGAGGGCGCTTCCCCGGAAAAAGCGCCGCCGATCGCTCCGGGGGCGGACGTGCCCCGCCCGCAGACGGGCAGCTTTTCCCGCGTGACCCCCCAGGCGGACGGCCCGGACCCCGAGGGATTCATGAGCTTTTTCGAAAAGAAAACCGATGAGCCATAAGATTGAGATTCTCGCTCCGGCCGGTTCGCCGGAAAGCCTGACGGCAGCCGTCCGCGCGGGGGCGGATGCCGTTTATCTGGGCGGGGCCCAGTTTTCCGCACGGGCGGGCGCAAAGAATTTTTCACAGGAAGAACTGCGGCAGGCCGTGCAATATTGTCACGCGCGTGACGTGAAAGTATACCTCGCGGTCAACACGCTGCTGCTGGACGATGAGCTCCCCGCGGCGCTTGATTTCGTGCGCTTTGCCTGCTCCCTTCCGGTGGACGCGCTTCTGGTGCAGGACATGGGCCTCGCCTCGCGCCTTCTCCGGCACGCGCCGGGCTTAAGGCTGCACGCTTCCACCCAGACCGGCGTCCACACGCCCGCGGGGACAAAAGCGCTGTACGATCTCGGCTTTCAGCGGGTCGTTTTAGCCCGCGAACTCTCCCTGGAAGAAATCTCGGAGATCCACCGCTCCTGCCCGATCGAACTGGAAACTTTTGTCCACGGCGCCCTGTGCATGTCGGTCAGCGGGCAGTGCTATTTCAGCTCCGTGCTCGGTTCCCGCAGTGGAAACCGGGGCATGTGCGCGCAGCCCTGCCGCCTGCCGTTTTCGGCGCCGGGGGGAACGGGGCACGACCTGAGCCTCAAGGACCTTTCCATGATCCCGCGGCTTTCGGAGCTCTCCGGGGCGGGCGCGGTCTGCGCAAAGATCGAGGGCAGGCTCAAACGGCCGGAATACGTCGCCGCCGCCACCGCCGCCTGCCGTTTCGCGGCGGACGGGAAGGAAATCCCTTCGGGGCTTCTGAAAAATCTCGGCGCGGTTTTTTCGCGTTCCGGCTTTACCACCGGCTATCCGGACGCAAAGCGCGGCCGGGCCATGTTCGGCGTGCGCTCGAAGGAAGACGCGGCCGCGGCGACCGGGGAGGTTCTTTCCGGGCTGAAGAATCTTTATTCCAGGGAATTTATAAAAATTCCCGTTGATTTTACGCTGAAAATCAAATATAATAAGCCGATGC
This window contains:
- the zapA gene encoding cell division protein ZapA, which encodes MSKNRIKLNICGCECVVSSEDSEGYMRSVGEKVQKTIEAMLDRNERISITMAAISAALSYCDDANKAADAAENLRTQIKDYLEDSSHARLEAEESRREIERLKREIQTLRARLSAAGETPPEGASPEKAPPIAPGADVPRPQTGSFSRVTPQADGPDPEGFMSFFEKKTDEP